The Bacteroides sp. AN502(2024) DNA segment TCCATCGCGCACACAAACCCATGGAAGGTTGTCTGCCGCTGTTTTCCAGTAGTGCTCGTCCGCATCGAGCGACACCTGATATATTTCCAGTCCTTCTTTAGCGTATGTATTATATAGTTCGCGAAGCATCAGGTTGTGAGGAGCTCCGGCAGGTGACTGAAATACGGAGAAATCGAGCAAAACGACTTTGCCTTTCAGGTCAGTTAGCTTGCGCACATTCCCTTTCACATCACGTAAGGCGATGTCAATGATGCCGGTTTCTACAATCTTATCTTGTGGAATCTCCAACGCTTTCGTTTGTGGCTGGCGCGTGTTCTTCATTCCTTTGATTACGATATTATAAAGGTTTTTGGAACGTACGGCATGAGGGAACGTATTGTTGAGACTCGTAGCAACGGCTGCGAAACATTTCACATCGTCTTTATTGTTCAACGGGTCGAATATCAGATAATTATTGAGCTTCTGGAACAGGGCAAAGTAAGCCGCAGCCGTGTTAGGATTAGCGAAAATATAGTTTACTTTGACATCTTCCTTATAGTTGTCGAGCAATGTTACCAGGCTATCTTCGAACATATCGTGCCCTATCCTGTTACTGCGCAAAGATACCAGCAAATCATTTACCTCTTTTTGAAGGTGGATCTGCTTCAATGTCAGCTCTTTGATTTTATTGCTGTTTTCCGAACCTTCCACTGCATAAGCAGTAGAGAAGTCCACATACGGAGCTTTGATCTGAATTGTTTCGATAGAATCGACAGAAAAATTGATGATTTTGTCGTCAATCCGTAAACGGTAGAATTCGGGTGATTCGGGACGAGGCTGCTTGAAACTGAATGTACCTTCCCCTTTCAGCTTCACTGAATCGAGCGGAACAATACCTTCCAGACCGGAAGCTTCGAGATAAAGCATTTTACCCTCGGCTCCTGATACATCCCCCTTCACCTGGAATGTAGGGCCGGAACTACAAGCAGTAATAGTAAGTGCGGTGAGCGCTGCAAAAGTAACCTTTTTCATATAGTGTGTGTTATTAACAAGATGCAAATATACTTCTTTTCGAGATTAGTCAAAGCATTTTGTACTGTTCTTCATCCTAATTTTGAAAAAAAATCGGTTTGTAGCTAACTTTTTACCTCATTTCCACCTGATTACCACGATAAATGTATATCTTTGCAGGAATTTTGAAAGAAAAAGTATAGATAAAACAATTTTTATGATTAACCCAATTGTTAAGACAATCGAGTTATCTGATGGAAGAACCATCACACTCGAGACGGGAAAGTTGGCAAAACAGGCAGACGGTTCTGTAATGCTCCGCATGGGAAATACCATGTTGTTGGCTACTGTTTGTGCCGCTAAAGATGCAGTTCCCGGAACAGATTTTATGCCTTTACAGGTAGAGTACAAAGAAAAATTTGCGGCATTCGGTCGTTTTCCCGGTGGTTTCACCAAGCGAGAAGGTAGAGCTTCTGATTATGAGATTCTGACTTGTCGTCTTGTTGACCGTGCTCTCCGTCCTTTATTCCCCGATAATTATCATGCAGAGGTATATGTGAACATCATCCTCTTTTCTGCTGATGGCGTGGATATGCCGGATGCATTGGCAGGACTTGCCGCTTCTGCAGCACTTGCCGTTTCAGATATTCCTTTCAACGGACCGATTTCTGAAGTACGTGTAGCACGTATCGATGGTCAGTTCGTTATTAATCCTACTTTTGAACAACTGGAAAAAGCTGATATGGATCTGATGGTAGCCGCTACTTATGAGAACATCATGATGGTAGAGGGTGAAATGCACGAAGTATCCGAAGCTGAATTGCTGGAGGCTATGAAAGTAGCTCACGAAGCTATCAAAGTTCATTGTAAAGCTCAGATGGAGTTGACAGAAGAGGTTGGAAAAACAGTAAAACGTGAATACTGCCATGAAGTGAACGATGAAGATTTGCGCAAGGCTGTTCATGAAGCATGTTACGAAAAAGCTTACGCTGTTGCCGCTTCCGGAAACAACAACAAACACGAACGTTTGGCCGCTTTCGAAGCTATCTGTGAAGAATTTAAAGCTCAATTCTCAGAAGAAGAGTTGGATGAGAAGGGGGCATTGATCGACCGTTACTACCACGATGTAGAAAAAGAAGCGATGCGCCGTTCTATCCTTGACGAAGGGAAGCGCTTGGATGGCCGTACGACTACGGAAATCCGCCCGATCTGGTGTGAGGTTGGTCCTCTGCCCGGTCCTCACGGATCTGCTATATTTACCCGTGGTGAAACACAATCACTGACCTCTGTTACTCTGGGTACCAAACTGGATGAGAAGATCATTGATGATGTTTTGGAACACGGAAAAGAACGTTTCTTGTTACATTATAATTTCCCTCCTTTCTCTACAGGTGAAGCAAAAGCACAGCGTGGTGTAGGTCGTCGTGAAATCGGTCACGGTCACTTGGCTTGGCGTGCTTTGAAAGGGCAGATTCCAGCTGACTATCCGTATGTAGTACGTGTGGTTTCAGATATTCTCGAATCTAACGGTTCTTCTTCTATGGCTACTGTATGTGCCGGGACATTGGCGTTGATGGATGCTGGTGTGAAGATCAAGAAACCGGTATCAGGTATCGCTATGGGGTTGATTAAGAATCCGGGTGAAGAGAAATATGCTATATTGTCTGATATCTTGGGTGACGAAGATCACTTGGGAGATATGGACTTCAAAGTAACGGGAACTAAAGATGGTATTACGGCTACTCAGATGGATATCAAGGTGGACGGTCTGTCTTACGAAATCCTGGAACGTGCTTTGAATCAGGCAAAAGAAGGACGTATGTATATCCTGAACAAGATTACTGAAACAATTGCCGAACCACGTGCTGATTTGAAAGAACATGCTCCACGCATTGAAACGATGACAATTCCCAAAGAATTTATCGGTGCTGTGATCGGTCCTGGTGGAAAGATTATCCAAGGTATGCAGGAAGAAACAGGTGCTGTGATTACTATCGAAGAAATTGACGGTGTGGGGCGCATCGAAGTTTCCGGAACAAACAAAAAATGTATTGATGATGCAATGCGCATGATTAAAGCAATTGTTGCTGTTCCTGAAGTGGGCGAAGTTTATAAAGGTAAAGTTCGTTCTATTATGCCTTACGGTGCATTTGTCGAATTCTTGCCGGGCAAGGATGGTTTGCTGCACATCTCTGAAATTGATTGGAAGCGTCTGGAAACAGTAGAAGAAGCAGGAATTAAGGAAGGTGATGAAATTGAAGTAAAACTGATTGATATTGATCCGAAAACAGGCAAATTCAAACTTTCGAGAAAAGTGTTGATACCCAAACCGGAAAAGAAGTAAACGAGTATTATCTTTCTATATAATGAATGAGAGGCTGTCTAACAGGTCTCAGTAATTAGAAATCACCCCTGCCAAAAGATACTTTGGCAGGGGTGAAAGCGTTAAAATAAGACTTGTTGGACAGCCTCTCTTTTTTTAGTAACATTCGGAGGTGGCCTGTTCTATATATAATAGCCGATATATGTTTAGATTCATTCCAATTTCTTAAACCCTTTGAGGAGATGAAAGCGGTTCACCGGTAAAATCATGTTCCCTGCTATCTCTTCTTTAAAAAAAGAATCGGAAAGTACCCCCATACCTTCCGATTCGAAACAGTCAAAAATCGACCTTAATCAATTTATTAACTTAACACGTTGCAAAGATATGAGAAAAATTTCTTTGAAAGAGTTTTTTTGCTCAAAAAGTTTATGATACAGGCAAATATACCCTCTAATGGAGCCGTTTCCTTTGCTTTAGAACCAAGGCTTTGTTCCTTTTGAAGGAATGCCCCCTTCTTTGAAAAGGAAGAGGACGAAAACGTTGTTGCTTTAGAACGTCGTTTGTAGAATATTGAAAAAAGTCTGCAGAAATAAAGAATAGATAAATTGAAAGGAATCGTAATGGATGAAACAAACACCTTATGGAATAACTGATTGGGGTCGAATCCCGAAAGAGTCTGACTTTGGCAATGCTGGAAGCTTATATTCTTATATTAAAGGCTTCTTGTTTACCATTTATGTTATTTATAAACTTGTATCGGCAATTCTCCTTTGAGTGCTCCTATGGCATTAAATGCCAACGATTCCATTTCATTCTCTCCCGGGTAAACGTAGATGGGAGCCAGGAAAGAGATTCTTTTTTTCAGTCTTGAAACCACATAATCCGAATAGGCGATGCCTCCTGTCAGAAGGATAGCGTCTACTTTCCCACAAAGCACGGTAGCGCCGGCACCTATCGCTTTGGCAACATTGTAAATCATAGCATCCAGTATCAGTTCCGCTTTTTTATCTCCCTCCTCGATAGATTGGATAATGACGGGAACATCGGTCGTACCTAGATGAGCATTCAGTCCGGCGCGTCCGGAGATACGTTTTTTTAATTCGTCTTTGGTGAATTGACCGCTAAAGCAAAGGTCGATCAGTTGACCGGCGGGAAGTGTGCCGGCGCGTTCCGGTGAGAAAGGACCTTCACCGTCCAATGCATTGTTGGCGTCAATGGCCCGTCCGTGGTGATGGACCGCGACAGAGATGCCACCTCCCAGATGGCAGATGATTAAATCCAGGTTTTCGTATTGGGTTCCCTGCTCCTTGGCAAAGCGGCGTGCGATTGCTTTTTGGTTCAAAGCATGCCAGATCGTAATCTTTGGCATTAAAGGAGAACCTGTAATGCGTGCTATGTCTTCCAGTTCATCCACCACTCCCGGGTCGGCAATGAAAGCCGGGCAGCCGGGTAAGGTAGCTGCCAGTTCGTTGGCGATCAAGCCTCCTAAGTTACAGGCATGGGTACGCATGGCATGTACGGTATCACGTTGCATGGCCTCATTTACCTCATATACTCCTCCCGGTATCGGTTTTACTAAACCGCCGCGTCCGATGATGGCATCAAAAGAAAAAGGTATCCTGTTGTTTTCCAATTCTTGTAACACCAGTTTCTTTCGGAATTCAAACTGGTCTATCACTTCGGGAAAAGCGGAAAGTTCTTCTACTGAATGTTTTATATTGCTGACGAACAGAGGAGTGTCATTTTCGTAAACCGCTATTTTGGTAGAGGTAGAACCGGGGTTGATAACCAGAATTTTCATGAATAGTAGGTTTTTTGTGGTGAATTTAGAATGATGAGCCGGTGATTGGGCTGATTTGTTTCCTGCATTTGCAATCTCCTGATACTTGTAAGCATGCCATCGCAATGCTGTAATATTTGGACAAGCCGGAATCGCTACGGGATGGA contains these protein-coding regions:
- the buk gene encoding butyrate kinase; translated protein: MKILVINPGSTSTKIAVYENDTPLFVSNIKHSVEELSAFPEVIDQFEFRKKLVLQELENNRIPFSFDAIIGRGGLVKPIPGGVYEVNEAMQRDTVHAMRTHACNLGGLIANELAATLPGCPAFIADPGVVDELEDIARITGSPLMPKITIWHALNQKAIARRFAKEQGTQYENLDLIICHLGGGISVAVHHHGRAIDANNALDGEGPFSPERAGTLPAGQLIDLCFSGQFTKDELKKRISGRAGLNAHLGTTDVPVIIQSIEEGDKKAELILDAMIYNVAKAIGAGATVLCGKVDAILLTGGIAYSDYVVSRLKKRISFLAPIYVYPGENEMESLAFNAIGALKGELPIQVYK
- a CDS encoding DUF4369 domain-containing protein, which produces MKKVTFAALTALTITACSSGPTFQVKGDVSGAEGKMLYLEASGLEGIVPLDSVKLKGEGTFSFKQPRPESPEFYRLRIDDKIINFSVDSIETIQIKAPYVDFSTAYAVEGSENSNKIKELTLKQIHLQKEVNDLLVSLRSNRIGHDMFEDSLVTLLDNYKEDVKVNYIFANPNTAAAYFALFQKLNNYLIFDPLNNKDDVKCFAAVATSLNNTFPHAVRSKNLYNIVIKGMKNTRQPQTKALEIPQDKIVETGIIDIALRDVKGNVRKLTDLKGKVVLLDFSVFQSPAGAPHNLMLRELYNTYAKEGLEIYQVSLDADEHYWKTAADNLPWVCVRDGNGVYSTNVAIYNVRQVPSLFLINRNNELKLRGEDIKNLEAAVKSLL
- the pnp gene encoding polyribonucleotide nucleotidyltransferase; this encodes MINPIVKTIELSDGRTITLETGKLAKQADGSVMLRMGNTMLLATVCAAKDAVPGTDFMPLQVEYKEKFAAFGRFPGGFTKREGRASDYEILTCRLVDRALRPLFPDNYHAEVYVNIILFSADGVDMPDALAGLAASAALAVSDIPFNGPISEVRVARIDGQFVINPTFEQLEKADMDLMVAATYENIMMVEGEMHEVSEAELLEAMKVAHEAIKVHCKAQMELTEEVGKTVKREYCHEVNDEDLRKAVHEACYEKAYAVAASGNNNKHERLAAFEAICEEFKAQFSEEELDEKGALIDRYYHDVEKEAMRRSILDEGKRLDGRTTTEIRPIWCEVGPLPGPHGSAIFTRGETQSLTSVTLGTKLDEKIIDDVLEHGKERFLLHYNFPPFSTGEAKAQRGVGRREIGHGHLAWRALKGQIPADYPYVVRVVSDILESNGSSSMATVCAGTLALMDAGVKIKKPVSGIAMGLIKNPGEEKYAILSDILGDEDHLGDMDFKVTGTKDGITATQMDIKVDGLSYEILERALNQAKEGRMYILNKITETIAEPRADLKEHAPRIETMTIPKEFIGAVIGPGGKIIQGMQEETGAVITIEEIDGVGRIEVSGTNKKCIDDAMRMIKAIVAVPEVGEVYKGKVRSIMPYGAFVEFLPGKDGLLHISEIDWKRLETVEEAGIKEGDEIEVKLIDIDPKTGKFKLSRKVLIPKPEKK